A stretch of Spodoptera frugiperda isolate SF20-4 chromosome 6, AGI-APGP_CSIRO_Sfru_2.0, whole genome shotgun sequence DNA encodes these proteins:
- the LOC118267891 gene encoding uncharacterized protein LOC118267891 isoform X1, protein MAQSQPNTNIKESLTVKTSCNLNKEDSGCDTCPEEILTDSNLQDTDSESQHSEASKQKQTASSPATLSINLRSTNKSKADSQLLPDVGKTGTSPTTHSNMKTKQAKEETDKSIDEDTVIEPKTRARKKASDINDDDKKSSPEEPKTSKETKKPIVKPKAVVKKRPLGIRKTLRSKKAIIIKEKVKSVIKQTAKRGRKAAIKINPEETQDKETVPLIPASEIKKEPVEDTTPNSRSSSPKTAGRRQRLSSDMAMMKTMLIDTPSSLVLGPRTSPYSMRSERSNSPLFEGKNLRSGKPRKVKNNLLSEVVIKEQKKRRRLHSDSKASDTADTEDCKKLKRGRSCSRDGSEISKCSDNTESDLSMSETLNDTDSKELNKKLDKSKTDLDVDIENNVQISTIEKVPSLIVDSKLAETKQDPLEPSINAKDKKLSLNRSTSLDSDNNNSNRINIDDLNSNEIEEKMLMKTDNTLFDARSSILTSMSKTFNSKEMVKNIRKARRGRKVMQASRSAPPPATAVSAATAATAVTSAAKNCIPSTITADPAEDKVETIDTLTKEINDLINNLDQNIDGDMEMVADSNATSTPDQLQTKPASKFYGLAKPLNNGDNVPTPETPVKDKDIISPISNENTPSKNDDGENIRLHYEEDSVEKPIDGAKHEIPYKCNTVASIDKLMDRLKEFEEFDKRRQMESKATDGGKPMMVTNDVVLIPKSGDIKPLKDIQSVRSPEKPIEKENVLSCFENNSAISIVKRDQVRKSTDVDLPNSVTLIKRNSFSSRKESTSSNHSREADAISIFEKSLGKDVTLTEIKKSVEKSAPQTGTMIDLHQFATLHPNNPSQSLAGVMLDSSQISITPRISESKINNDVQIISKRKSRESMSRKSSESTVDTEEKMATIEKIKSPSHHSVSPAVSITPAPVAIKSPEAAPVETEALPPPIETMKTIEDISASEVPKVEEATIVPEAPKEEELKVETAIVTKTDTPAETVPTVPTPSEPEAMAVEETPAEKPVETKEAPEDNKTETVTEAKPVEQEVKPAKSPKPSKSTRNSTECQPGPSNALNETPESQKRKENVLRTLGLLTHKAAKEAKIEKLREKERIYGSNYGGMMSNKSKAAKAQGDYTGTLKTVIKLNRGAGDKKKHRSSLKMTFQKSKYRSGKPTPEVGEAAAEDDAYYTIERREGAPGATSDGGHRKSHYSNRLNNHDTEAAPEPVEPKETLNLVIPEKASSFSIHPGRLCMDQCFYCGGKFGLFDTPCHIAQIKSSERQKKVLDNEEKLTIDSCLCDACYRHVDRRANCPSYRKRPLGKQTIDPPITSLHNTQTEKPPSPPVEEDSEEEGGAPVVNSGRVSVCHTEGCTLVADHSIRRKWLIKMRSSVNKLLKLKCDYPGLHTIPLCGEHYRALGPLMACVLCRRRITKHHNVHFIHHGYTELNPFLKAASVPVEFNERPVLCKTCRYYCTLLQRPGHNDAYAAAYRRKLLQIYNIEVPPTSENDTEETQDDSKLKKKPRPKSKQRKSTEPDKVDSESSERTNESTPEKDKVKEDSDGKEQPIEEDIESLISSNKILVPNAKPNDPNHQSDGSEADMQDMEAPILPIDKQTELQYLLQKQNNPAQFLPKPNLTGKQRNILKVHNLSGIQKPGSQQRILEKNAKRIHKLGQVLTQKDKAKSDNEEERVKDGIPILKNISLNEECTIETIPNKRPADINTLKNKWQMSESFTQVKKNLSELSKNKDHKKGSEVRYSNPVKRLETNPSISVRELFPGEEEMNLQCNIEFNNVKGVTPEGWEKCNTMIQYDVETKKLWNELQRPYGNQSSFLRHLILLEKYFRSGDLILSHNASPHAATYSDSVQSRLRAYDNVVTDAPRRSEPAISLIEFRKKPSLNGKSLLKTSQSEGEKETNKKFMPPPGVLPKQKSKGDKSKSKPLPPELIAINTPNAQGRKAIQNVLHNIQQLVKGVSASDPTEVAAAPLPPPAPLPATVTALPAPALGPAPAPAVPKYEPAVVTPAKEKKDSTKKEETPKKPKTTSKPWRPTLMPITPENLAKIAREPTQVAVDGRTLPSLVQVMSSGKRYHITLQDYNKMCIMRREKLQQIQDGEKTKRQSTEENSVVTDIQPSNAQCAMLGNGGTVVQNVAPDDKAHDKKDADIAQIGTNAATILKNVGLKNITIAPIPQKTATVTSGTAAPAVVSSASLLVGAGLKLPALGPAVSIVSEAGPALPKIPRSLTVIPQGPAGLTGPAGLAGLAGLVPATEAPRP, encoded by the exons ATGGCTCAAAGTCAACCCAACACAAACATTAAGGAATCATTGACAGTGAAAACTAGTTGTAATTTGAATAAGGAGGACAGTGGTTGTGATACTTGCCCTGAGGAGATCTTAACTGACAGCAATCTACAAGATACAGACAGTGAGAGCCAGCATTCAGAGGCCAGCAAGCAGAAACAGACAGCCAGCAGTCCGGCCACCTTGTCGATCAATCTCAGATCGACTAACAAGAGCAAAGCTGACAGCCAGCTTTTACCTGATGTCGGAAAAACGGGGACATCTCCCACCACACATTCCAACATGAAAACCAAACAAGCTAAAGAAGAAACTGACAAGAGTATTGATGAGGACACCGTTATAGAACCCAAGACTCGTGCCCGCAAGAAAGCTTCAGATATAAATGATGATGACAAGAAATCCTCTCCTGAGGAGCCTAAGACATCCAAAGAAACTAAGAAACCCATAGTCAAACCTAAAGCTGTCGTCAAGAAGAGACCGCTAGGCATCAGAAAAACTCTAAGAAGCAAAAAAGCTATAATTATCAAGGAAAAAGTAAAATCTGTTATAAAGCAAACTGCTAAAAGAGGGAGAAAGGCTGCTATAAAAATTAATCCAGAGGAAACACAAGACAAAGAAACCGTCCCTTTGATACCTGCCTCTGAAATCAAGAAGGAGCCGGTTGAAGATACAACTCCCAACTCAAGGTCCTCGAGCCCCAAGACAGCTGGCAGGAGACAGAGGCTCAGCTCCGACATGGCCATGATGAAGACAATGCTTATTGACACTCCAAGTAGCCTGGTGCTGGGGCCACGCACCAGCCCTTACTCTATGCGCTCTGAAAGAAGCAATAGTCCACTGTTTGAAGGTAAGAACCTTCGCAGTGGGAAACCAAGGAAAGTCAAGAACAACTTACTGAGTGAAGTTGTTATCAAGGAACAGAAGAAAAGGCGTAGACTGCATTCAGACTCTAAGGCTTCAGATACAGCAGACACTGAGGACTGCAAGAAGTTAAAGAGGGGACGCTCCTGCTCTCGGGATGGCAGTGAGATATCCAAGTGCTCGGACAACACTGAGTCGGACCTGAGCATGAGTGAGACACTCAATGACACAGACAGCAAGGAGCTCAACAAAAAACTAGATAAATCTAAGACTGACCTAGATGTAgatattgaaaataatgtacAGATCTCGACTATTGAAAAAGTGCCTTCTCTTATTGTTGACTCTAAATTAGCTGAAACCAAACAGGACCCCCTGGAGCCTAGCATAAACGCAAAAGATAAGAAACTGAGCTTAAACAGAAGTACTTCATTAGACTCTGACAACAATAATAGTAATAGGATAAACATAGAtgatttaaattcaaatgaaatagaagaaaaaatgttaatgaaGACTGATAATACGCTTTTCGATGCTCGTAGTAGTATATTAACTAGTATGTCTAAGACATTCAACTCTAAGGAGATGGTGAAGAACATAAGGAAGGCGCGCAGAGGGCGCAAAGTAATGCAGGCGTCGCGGTCCGCGCCCCCGCCTGCCACGGCCGTCAGCGCTGccaccgccgccaccgccgTCACCTCCGCAGCCAAGAACTGCATCCCCAGCACCATCACCGCCGACCCTGCCGAGGACAAGGTCGAGACCATTGACACGCTCACCAAGGAGATCAACGATCTCATCAACAACTTAGATCAAAACATCGATGGTGACATGGAGATGGTGGCGGACAGCAACGCAACCTCTACTCCTGACCAATTGCAGACCAAGCCTGCTTCCAAGTTCTATGGCCTAGCCAAACCCCTGAACAATGGAGACAATGTGCCCACCCCTGAGACACCTGTAAAAGACAAAGACATTATATCTCCTATCAGTAACGAGAACACGCCGTCCAAGAATGATGATGGTGAAAACATAAGACTACACTATGAGGAAGATTCTGTTGAGAAACCTATAGATGGCGCCAAACACGAAATACCTTATAAGTGTAACACAGTCGCCAGCATCGACAAGCTCATGGATAGACTAAAAGAATTCGAAGAGTTCGATAAGAGAAGACAAATGGAGTCGAAAGCCACTGATGGTGGTAAACCAATGATGGTGACAAATGATGTGGTACTTATACCAAAGTCTGGTGACATAAAACCACTGAAAGACATACAATCTGTTCGCTCTCCTGAAAAACCAATAGAAAAGGAGAATGTGTTAAGTTGTTTTGAGAACAACTCTGCTATTTCAATAGTCAAGAGAGATCAAGTAAGAAAGTCCACTGATGTTGATTTACCTAACTCAGTCACTCTCATTAAAAGGAACAGTTTCAGCTCGAGGAAGGAGTCGACAAGTTCTAATCATTCACGGGAAGCTGATGCCATTAGCATATTTGAGAAGTCACTCGGCAAAGATGTCACGTTAACAGAGATAAAAAAATCCGTAGAGAAGTCGGCGCCGCAGACTGGAACTATGATAGACCTACATCAGTTCGCGACGCTACATCCTAACAACCCGAGCCAGAGCCTGGCGGGCGTCATGTTAGATTCCAGCCAGATATCTATAACTCCTCGCATTTCAGAATCTAAAATTAACAATGACGTTCAAATTATTAGCAAGAGGAAATCGCGGGAGTCGATGTCGCGTAAATCATCAGAATCTACGGTGGACACGGAAGAGAAGATGGCGACGATCGAGAAAATCAAGTCTCCGTCGCACCACAGCGTGTCGCCCGCCGTGTCCATCACGCCGGCGCCCGTCGCCATCAAGTCCCCTGAAGCAGCACCTGTAGAGACTGAAGCATTGCCCCCACCAATAGAAACCATGAAGACTATTGAGGATATTTCTGCATCAGAGGTACCTAAGGTGGAGGAAGCAACTATTGTTCCTGAAGCACCCAAGGAAGAGGAACTGAAGGTCGAGACTGCTATTGTTACTAAGACTGACACTCCGGCAGAGACAGTCCCCACAGTGCCTACTCCGTCTGAACCAGAAGCTATGGCAGTTGAAGAAACTCCTGCAGAAAAGCCGGTTGAGACTAAAGAGGCACCTGAGGACAATAAGACTGAGACAGTTACTGAAGCCAAGCCGGTGGAGCAGGAAGTGAAGCCAGCTAAGAGTCCGAAACCGAGTAAATCAACGCGCAACTCAACTGAGTGCCAACCAGGACCAAGCAATGCCTTGAATGAAACACCTGAGAGTCAAAAGCGCAAGGAAAATGTGCTCAGAACTCTTGGCTTACTTACTCACAAGGCTGCCAAGGAGGCGAAGATtgaaaagttaagagaaaaggAGAGGATATATGGGTCTAACTATGGTGGAATGATGTCTAACAAGAGTAAGGCTGCGAAGGCACAGGGAGACTACACTGGTACTTTGAAAACTGTGATAAAATTGAACAGAGGGGCGGGAGACAAGAAGAAGCACAGGAGTTCCCTGAAGATGACCTTCCAGAAGAGCAAGTACCGGTCCGGGAAGCCGACGCCGGAGGTGGGCGAGGCGGCCGCGGAGGATGACGCCTACTACACCATTGAGCGGCGCGAG GGTGCTCCGGGCGCGACCTCTGACGGTGGGCACAGAAAGTCTCATTACAGTAATCGTCTTAACAACCATG ACACAGAGGCTGCCCCGGAGCCGGTGGAGCCGAAGGAGACCTTGAACCTGGTGATCCCGGAGAAGGCGTCCTCGTTCAGCATCCACCCTGGCCGGCTGTGCATGGACCAGTGCTTCTACTGCGGCGGCAAGTTCGGCCTCTTCGACACACCCTGCCACATCGCACAGATCAAGAGCTCTGAACGACAGAAGAAAGTTTTGGACA ACGAGGAGAAGTTGACGATAGACAGTTGTCTGTGCGACGCGTGCTACCGCCACGTGGACCGGCGCGCCAACTGCCCGTCCTACCGCAAGCGGCCGCTCGGCAAACAGACCATCGACCCGCCCATCACATCGCTGCACAA CACCCAAACAGAGAAGCCCCCGAGTCCGCCAGTGGAGGAGGACAGTGAGGAGGAGGGCGGGGCCCCCGTGGTGAACTCGGGCAGAGTCTCCGTCTGTCACACGGAGGGCTGCACCCTGGTCGCCGACCACTCCATACGACGCAAGTGGCTCATCAAGATGAGGAGCAGTGTCAACAAACTG TTGAAGTTGAAGTGCGACTACCCGGGTCTGCACACGATCCCGCTGTGCGGGGAGCACTACCGCGCGCTGGGCCCGCTCATGGCCTGCGTGCTGTGTCGCCGCCGGATCACTAAACACCACAACGTGCACTTCATACACCAT GGCTACACGGAATTGAATCCGTTCCTGAAGGCCGCCAGCGTGCCGGTGGAGTTCAACGAGCGGCCCGTGCTCTGCAAGACGTGCCGCTACTACTGCACCCTGCTGCAGCGCCCCGGACATAACGACGCGTATGCGGCTGCCTATCGACGCAA ATTACTACAAATCTACAACATAGAAGTACCACCGACATCAGAAAACGACACAGAAGAGACACAAGACGACAGCAAACTCAAAAAGAAACCCAGACCCAAGTCCAAACAGAGGAAGTCCACGGAACCTGACAAAGTGGACAGTGAGTCCTCAGAGAGGACTAATGAGAGTACTCCCGAGAAGGACAAGGTGAAAGAGGACAGCGATGGCAAGGAACAACCTATTGAGGAGGACATAGAGAGCCTGATCTCCTCAAACAAGATCCTCGTACCCAACGCCAAGCCCAATGACCCCAACCATCAAAGCGATGGCTCCGAGGCAGACATGCAAGACATGGAGGCTCCCATCCTACccatagacaaacaaacagaactacaatacttattacaaaaacagAATAATCCCGCACAGTTCCTCCCCAAACCAAACCTCACAGGGAAACAGAGGAATATTCTGAAAGTACACAACCTGTCCGGTATCCAGAAACCAGGCAGCCAACAGAGAATACTAGAGAAGAATGCCAAGAGGATACACAAACTGGGACAAGTCCTCACACAGAAGGACAAGGCCAAGAGTGACAATGAGGAGGAAAGAGTGAAGGATGGCATTCCCATACTCAAGAACATCTCTTTGAATGAAGAGTGTACCATAGAGACTATCCCTAACAAGAGACCTGCTGACATAAACACTCTGAAGAACAAGTGGCAGATGTCAGAGAGCTTCACCCAGGTCAAGAAGAACCTGAGTGAGTTGTCCAAGAACAAAGACCACAAGAAAGGATCTGAGGTCAGGTACTCCAACCCTGTGAAGAGGCTGGAGACTAACCCGTCGATATCGGTCCGTGAACTGTTCCCGGGCGAGGAGGAGATGAACTTACAGTGTAACATAGAGTTTAACAACGTGAAGGGAGTGACTCCTGAAGGATGGGAGAAGTGCAACACTATGATCCAGTATGACGTGGAGACCAAGAAGCTTTGGAATGAGCTCCAACGGCCGTACGGCAACCAGTCGTCGTTCCTACGTCACCTTATTCTGTTAGAGAAATATTTTAGAAGTGGTGACCTGATACTATCGCATAACGCGTCTCCTCACGCGGCCACGTACAGTGACTCCGTACAGAGCAGACTGCGCGCGTACGACAACGTGGTCACCGACGCTCCCAGGCGCAGTGAGCCCGCGATAAGCCTGATAGAGTTTAGGAAGAAGCCATCACTCAATGGCAAGAGTTTATTGAAAACTAGCCAGAGCGAAGGGGAGAAAGAGACCAATAAGAAGTTTATGCCGCCTCCCGGGGTGCTGCCCAAGCAGAAATCGAAGGGAGACAAGTCCAAGTCGAAGCCCCTGCCTCCCGAGCTGATTGCTATCAACACCCCGAACGCACAGGGCCGCAAGGCCATACAGAACGTGCTCCACAACATACAGCAGCTCGTGAAGGGAGTGTCGGCGTCCGACCCCACCGAGGTGGCGGCGGCCCCGCTGCCCCCGCCGGCCCCGCTGCCGGCCACTGTCACGGCGCTGCCCGCGCCGGCCCTGGGCCCCGCCCCGGCCCCCGCGGTCCCCAAGTACGAGCCGGCCGTCGTCACCCCCGCCAAGGAGAAGAAGGACAGTACTAAAAAAGAAGAAACGCCTAAGAAACCTAAGACTACCAGCAAACCATGGAGACCTACACTCATGCCTATCACGCCG GAGAATCTGGCGAAGATAGCTCGCGAGCCGACGCAGGTGGCAGTGGACGGACGCACCCTGCCCAGCCTCGTGCAAGTGATGTCCTCGGGCAAGCGGTACCACATCACGCTACAGGACTACAACAAGATGTGCATCATGCGCAGGGAGAAACTGCAGCAGATACAGGACGGGGAGAAGACCAAGCGACAGTCCACGGAGGAGAACTCCGTCGTCACCGACATCCAGCCCTCCAACGCACAGTGCGCCATGCTGGGCAACGGGGGCACCGTCGTGCAGAACGTGGCGCCCGACGACAAGGCGCACGACAAGAAGGACGCCGACATCGCACAGATCGGCACCAACGCCGCCACCATACTCAAGAACGTCGGCCTCAAGAACATCACCATCGCGCCCATCCCGCAGAAGACGGCGACGGTGACGTCTGGCACGGCGGCCCCGGCGGTCGTGTCGTCGGCCTCGCTACTGGTGGGCGCGGGGCTGAAGCTGCCGGCGCTGGGCCCCGCAGTGTCCATAGTGAGCGAGGCGGGGCCCGCGCTGCCGAAGATCCCGCGGTCGCTGACGGTGATCCCGCAGGGCCCGGCGGGGCTGACGGGCCCGGCGGGGCTCGCGGGGCTGGCGGGGCTGGTGCCGGCCACGGAGGCGCCGCGCCCCTAA